The Bradyrhizobium ottawaense genome window below encodes:
- a CDS encoding glycosyltransferase family 2 protein → MTLGSDVSGMTTTAGTAAAKGLSIVVPVYNEAAGLAALHQRICDLAKTLRERYRLACEVVYVDDGSKDATLAIARALPADAIDVQVVSLSRNFGKEAALMAGLDHARLGAVMFMDGDGQHPPALIEQLVRHWIDDGYDVVYTAKAHRDNETFLRRVAVHGFYALINWGARQKIPEDAGDFRLLSPRAVTALRQLPERNRFFKGLASWIGFRQIRVDYEPSARAHGVTTFNAASLLGLSIEGLTSFSVAPLRFASLLGVILAGGAFLFGLSILWEVFTTGKQVPGYPSLVIGLMTIGGVQLIMIGIVGEYIGKILSELKARPIYFVAEHSEKHFEAAQDASSDAAKRTAAE, encoded by the coding sequence ATGACGCTGGGCTCTGACGTTTCCGGCATGACGACGACCGCAGGCACCGCCGCGGCGAAGGGACTGTCGATCGTCGTCCCCGTCTACAACGAGGCGGCGGGCCTCGCCGCCCTGCACCAGCGCATCTGCGATCTGGCAAAAACCTTGCGGGAGCGCTATCGGCTGGCTTGCGAGGTCGTCTATGTCGACGACGGCAGCAAGGATGCGACGCTGGCGATCGCCCGCGCGCTGCCGGCCGACGCGATCGACGTCCAGGTGGTGTCGCTGTCGCGCAATTTCGGCAAGGAAGCGGCGCTGATGGCCGGCCTCGACCATGCCCGGCTCGGCGCCGTCATGTTCATGGACGGCGACGGCCAGCATCCGCCGGCCCTGATCGAACAGCTGGTGCGGCACTGGATCGATGACGGCTATGACGTCGTCTACACCGCCAAGGCGCATCGCGACAACGAGACCTTCCTGCGCCGGGTCGCCGTGCACGGCTTCTACGCGCTGATCAATTGGGGGGCACGGCAGAAGATTCCCGAGGACGCCGGCGACTTCCGCCTGCTGTCGCCGCGCGCGGTCACAGCGCTCAGGCAGCTGCCCGAGCGCAACCGGTTCTTCAAGGGCCTCGCCAGCTGGATCGGCTTCCGCCAGATCCGGGTCGACTACGAGCCTTCCGCCCGCGCCCATGGCGTCACCACCTTCAACGCCGCGAGCCTGCTCGGCCTGTCGATCGAGGGCCTGACCTCGTTTTCGGTGGCCCCCCTGCGCTTCGCCAGCCTGCTCGGCGTCATTCTCGCCGGGGGCGCCTTCCTGTTCGGCCTTTCGATCCTCTGGGAGGTGTTCACGACCGGCAAGCAGGTGCCCGGCTATCCCTCGCTCGTGATCGGCCTGATGACGATCGGCGGCGTGCAGCTCATCATGATCGGCATCGTCGGCGAATATATCGGCAAGATCCTCTCCGAGTTGAAGGCGCGCCCGATCTACTTCGTCGCCGAGCATAGTGAAAAGCACTTCGAAGCGGCGCAGGACGCTTCGAGCGACGCCGCGAAGAGGACGGCGGCCGAATGA
- the hisG gene encoding ATP phosphoribosyltransferase → MSAPFVLAVPSKGRLQENTEAFFARAGLKLSKAGGARDYRGTLAGLDNVEVAYLSASEIASQLSRGLAHLGVTGEDLVRENIADADKRVSLIDGLGFGYADVVVAVPQAWIDVRTMADLDDVTTGFREQHHMRMRVATKFINLTRTFFQSHGITDYRIVESSGATEGAPAAGSAELIVDITTTGATLAANGLRVLDDGVILRSQANLVASKEADWTPQARETARVILDHIAARARANKYREVRTRFRQCDAALLGEAHGRFGVEAPFGGPTSSGMLTLHCPPGQLYALASFLREHGAETVSVVSLDYVFDRENPLFAKLEAFLRQ, encoded by the coding sequence ATGAGCGCGCCATTCGTTCTGGCCGTTCCCTCCAAGGGCCGCCTGCAGGAAAACACCGAGGCCTTCTTCGCCCGTGCCGGCCTCAAGCTGTCGAAGGCCGGCGGCGCCCGCGACTATCGCGGCACGCTTGCAGGCCTCGACAATGTCGAGGTCGCCTATCTCTCGGCGAGCGAGATCGCCTCGCAACTGTCGCGCGGCCTCGCGCATCTCGGCGTCACCGGGGAAGACCTGGTGCGCGAGAACATCGCGGACGCCGACAAGCGCGTGTCGCTGATCGACGGGCTCGGCTTCGGCTACGCCGACGTCGTCGTCGCGGTGCCGCAGGCCTGGATCGACGTTCGCACCATGGCCGACCTCGACGACGTCACCACCGGCTTCCGCGAGCAGCATCACATGCGGATGCGGGTCGCGACCAAGTTCATCAACCTCACCCGCACCTTCTTCCAGAGCCACGGCATCACCGATTACCGCATCGTTGAAAGTAGCGGCGCGACCGAAGGCGCGCCGGCGGCCGGCAGCGCCGAGCTGATCGTCGACATCACCACGACGGGCGCGACGCTCGCCGCCAACGGCTTGCGGGTGCTCGACGACGGCGTGATCCTGCGCAGCCAGGCCAATCTGGTCGCCTCGAAAGAGGCCGACTGGACGCCGCAGGCGCGGGAGACCGCGCGCGTCATCCTCGATCACATCGCAGCAAGGGCGCGAGCCAACAAGTATCGCGAGGTCCGCACCCGCTTCCGGCAATGCGACGCGGCGCTGCTCGGCGAAGCCCATGGCCGGTTCGGCGTCGAAGCCCCGTTCGGCGGGCCGACCTCGTCGGGCATGTTGACGTTGCACTGCCCGCCGGGACAGCTCTATGCGCTGGCAAGCTTCCTGCGCGAGCATGGCGCCGAGACCGTCTCGGTGGTTTCGCTCGACTACGTGTTCGACCGGGAGAACCCGCTGTTCGCCAAGCTGGAGGCGTTCCTGCGGCAGTGA
- a CDS encoding ATP phosphoribosyltransferase regulatory subunit, translating into MTATATSNAAGSAAWADTLLLSFAQAGYVRAEPAILQPAEPFLDLSGEDIRKSLYLTTDLTGEELCLRPDLTIPVARDYLTSGRAGQPAGFSYLGPVFRYRSGQASEFLQAGIESFGRQDRAAADAETLALGLEATAAFGVRDVEIRTGDVALFNALLDALDLYPVWRRRLVKDFNRKISLEKDLERLAAATTATRSEYEGVLAALAGSDRKAALAFVTDLMSIAGTTNVGGRTTAEIADRFLEQSTLKGGALPREAIAVLKRFLTIAGNPDDAIAELRALTADARLDLTAAIDQFESRVGFMAARGIDVKQTRFSTAFGRGLDYYTGFEFELHHRGNGAEPLVAGGRYDGLMTQLGSTEPIPAVGFSVWVDALTKIGRKVGA; encoded by the coding sequence ATGACCGCGACTGCCACCTCAAATGCTGCCGGCTCCGCCGCTTGGGCGGATACGCTGCTGTTGTCGTTCGCGCAGGCCGGTTACGTCAGGGCCGAGCCCGCCATCCTGCAGCCGGCCGAGCCGTTCCTGGACCTCTCCGGCGAGGACATCCGCAAGAGCCTGTACCTGACCACGGACCTCACGGGCGAGGAGCTCTGCCTGCGCCCGGACCTGACCATTCCGGTGGCGCGCGATTACCTGACCTCCGGTCGTGCCGGCCAGCCGGCCGGGTTCAGCTATCTCGGCCCGGTGTTTCGCTACCGCAGCGGTCAAGCCAGCGAATTCCTGCAGGCCGGCATCGAATCGTTCGGCCGCCAGGACCGCGCCGCGGCCGACGCCGAGACGTTGGCGCTCGGGCTCGAAGCGACCGCGGCCTTCGGTGTCCGCGACGTCGAGATCCGCACCGGCGACGTGGCGCTGTTCAACGCGCTGCTCGACGCGCTCGACCTCTATCCGGTCTGGCGCCGCCGCCTGGTCAAGGATTTCAACCGCAAGATCAGCCTGGAAAAGGATCTGGAACGGCTGGCGGCCGCGACCACCGCCACCCGCAGCGAATATGAGGGCGTGCTCGCCGCCCTCGCCGGCTCCGACCGCAAGGCGGCGCTCGCCTTCGTCACCGATCTGATGTCGATCGCCGGCACCACCAATGTCGGGGGACGCACCACGGCCGAGATCGCCGACCGCTTCCTCGAGCAATCGACGCTGAAGGGCGGCGCGCTGCCGCGCGAGGCGATTGCCGTGCTCAAGCGCTTCCTGACGATTGCAGGCAATCCCGACGATGCCATCGCCGAGCTGCGCGCGCTCACTGCCGACGCCAGGCTCGACCTCACGGCAGCGATCGACCAGTTCGAGAGCCGGGTCGGCTTCATGGCGGCGCGCGGCATCGACGTGAAGCAGACGCGCTTCTCGACCGCGTTCGGGCGCGGCCTCGACTATTACACCGGCTTCGAATTCGAGCTGCATCACCGGGGCAACGGCGCCGAGCCGCTGGTCGCCGGCGGCCGCTATGACGGGCTGATGACCCAGCTTGGATCGACTGAACCGATCCCCGCGGTGGGCTTCTCGGTCTGGGTGGACGCGCTGACGAAGATCGGCCGCAAGGTGGGAGCTTAA
- a CDS encoding 16S rRNA (uracil(1498)-N(3))-methyltransferase, with translation MPSHDFRAPRLFVDAPLAQDARVPLDRDQSNYLGNVLRLAAGAEVLAFNGRDGEWQAAIEGRKRPDGLVILQQTRPQDGLPDVAYVFAPLKHARLDYMVQKAIEMGAAALQPVLTRFTQASRVNTERMRANVVEAAEQCGILSIAMVAEPVPLERYLSQRPAGRLLIFCDEAAEVQNPVQSLQDAREAGQGIDVLIGPEGGFAEEERALLLRQPRILRLALGPRIMRADTAAVAALALVQAVLGDWGNAS, from the coding sequence ATGCCCTCCCACGATTTTCGCGCTCCCCGCCTGTTCGTCGACGCTCCTCTTGCCCAGGACGCCAGGGTCCCGCTCGACCGCGACCAGAGCAATTATCTCGGCAATGTGCTGCGACTTGCCGCCGGGGCCGAGGTTCTGGCCTTCAACGGCCGGGACGGCGAGTGGCAGGCCGCCATCGAGGGTCGCAAGCGGCCGGACGGTCTCGTGATCCTGCAGCAGACCCGGCCCCAGGACGGACTGCCCGACGTCGCCTACGTTTTCGCCCCGCTCAAGCATGCCCGGCTGGATTACATGGTCCAGAAGGCCATCGAGATGGGCGCAGCCGCCCTGCAGCCGGTCCTGACCCGGTTCACCCAGGCCTCCCGGGTCAACACCGAGCGGATGCGCGCCAATGTCGTCGAGGCGGCCGAGCAATGCGGCATTTTGAGCATCGCCATGGTCGCCGAGCCGGTGCCGCTGGAGCGGTATCTCAGTCAGCGCCCTGCGGGCCGCCTGCTGATCTTCTGCGACGAGGCGGCGGAGGTGCAAAACCCGGTGCAAAGCCTGCAAGACGCCCGCGAGGCCGGACAGGGGATCGACGTGCTGATCGGCCCCGAAGGCGGCTTTGCCGAGGAAGAGCGGGCCCTGCTGCTGCGGCAGCCCAGGATCCTCCGGCTGGCGCTCGGCCCGCGGATCATGCGGGCCGATACCGCTGCCGTAGCCGCCCTGGCGCTGGTGCAGGCGGTGCTGGGCGATTGGGGCAATGCCAGCTGA
- the ubiA gene encoding 4-hydroxybenzoate octaprenyltransferase, with product MEYELRKLGTSTSARVADSTGNWVDTLAPPWARPYLRLSRFDRPIGSWLLLMPCWWSAALASGMAHDVRGLPLTIVLFFIGAFVMRGAGCTWNDITDRDLDARVERTRSRPLPSGQVSTKQALAWMVVQALIGLIVLLQFNRFAIATGIASLLIVAIYPFMKRITWWPQIVLGLAFSWGALMGFAVTFGRIDVTAMVLYAGAISWVIGYDTIYAHQDADDDALIGIKSTARLFGAHTHQALILFYGLAVMLIGVALASGDARWPAWLGLIAFAVHLAWQIMRLRIDDPELCLRLFKSNKYAGALLFAGLLVDAVMRAA from the coding sequence ATGGAATACGAACTTCGAAAACTGGGCACTAGCACATCCGCCCGCGTTGCCGATTCCACCGGCAACTGGGTCGATACGCTGGCGCCGCCATGGGCGCGGCCTTATTTGCGATTGTCCCGCTTCGATCGTCCGATCGGCTCATGGCTGCTGTTGATGCCGTGCTGGTGGTCGGCGGCGCTCGCGAGCGGCATGGCGCATGACGTCCGCGGACTGCCGCTCACCATCGTGCTGTTCTTCATCGGCGCCTTCGTGATGCGCGGGGCGGGCTGCACCTGGAACGACATCACCGACCGCGACCTCGACGCCAGGGTCGAGCGCACCCGCTCGCGGCCGCTGCCCTCGGGCCAGGTGAGCACGAAGCAGGCGCTGGCTTGGATGGTCGTGCAGGCGCTGATCGGCCTTATCGTGCTGCTGCAGTTCAACCGCTTCGCGATTGCGACCGGCATCGCTTCGCTCCTGATCGTCGCGATCTACCCCTTCATGAAGCGCATCACCTGGTGGCCGCAGATCGTGCTCGGGCTTGCCTTCTCCTGGGGCGCCCTGATGGGATTTGCCGTCACCTTCGGCCGCATCGACGTCACCGCGATGGTGCTCTATGCCGGCGCGATTTCATGGGTGATCGGCTATGACACGATCTACGCGCATCAGGACGCCGACGACGACGCGCTGATCGGCATCAAGTCCACCGCGCGCCTGTTCGGCGCGCACACGCACCAGGCGCTGATCCTGTTCTACGGGCTCGCTGTGATGTTGATCGGCGTCGCGCTGGCCTCAGGCGATGCGCGCTGGCCGGCCTGGCTCGGGCTGATCGCCTTCGCCGTGCATCTGGCGTGGCAGATCATGCGGCTTAGGATCGATGATCCGGAGCTGTGCCTGCGCCTGTTCAAGTCGAACAAATATGCGGGAGCGCTGCTGTTTGCGGGGTTGCTGGTGGACGCGGTGATGCGGGCGGCGTAG
- a CDS encoding DUF6101 family protein, with the protein MRRQTATCGVAPAGSSRSLRLDPLSLPVRFDAHDPRADGHVRQIELHRERVVLRRAVRGMQMAINVRVSDFTGVALRGNDEAQAIVLVHRDPSLSVPLLVGAEGDELVEALAIWSELFALPQLDEGARKPAARRRRANAIRARRPKFLMRRRVAMARELSVHREEREIIARN; encoded by the coding sequence GTGAGGCGTCAAACAGCAACATGCGGGGTCGCTCCCGCCGGGTCGAGCCGCTCTCTGCGGCTCGACCCCCTTTCCCTTCCGGTCCGCTTCGATGCGCACGATCCGCGCGCCGACGGACATGTCAGGCAGATCGAGCTTCATCGCGAACGCGTCGTGCTTCGCCGTGCCGTTCGCGGCATGCAGATGGCGATCAACGTCCGCGTCAGCGACTTCACGGGCGTCGCACTGCGCGGCAATGACGAAGCGCAGGCCATCGTCCTGGTGCATCGCGATCCCTCGCTCTCCGTTCCGCTGCTCGTCGGCGCGGAAGGCGACGAGCTCGTCGAGGCCTTGGCGATTTGGAGCGAGCTGTTCGCGCTTCCGCAGCTCGACGAAGGTGCGCGCAAGCCCGCAGCCCGCCGCCGCCGCGCCAATGCGATCCGCGCCCGCCGTCCGAAATTCCTGATGCGCCGCCGCGTTGCGATGGCGCGCGAGCTGTCGGTTCATCGCGAAGAACGCGAGATCATCGCGAGGAATTAG